The Oenanthe melanoleuca isolate GR-GAL-2019-014 chromosome 1, OMel1.0, whole genome shotgun sequence genome segment GAGGGAAGGCAGTGACAGGTCTGGGTGGGAGGTTCTAGAAATTAGaacatttctaattttctgATTAGAAatgggctgctgggagcagctgtccCTTTGCCCCGGCCCAGGGCTCAGAACACTGGGGGAGGAGAGCCAGTGCCCAGGTAGTGTGGCCTCTGCCAAGGGGAGCTGGGTATGCTGGTGACAGCCCAGTGCTCCTGTCACTCTGCCCTCAGCTCAGCTTTGCAGCCTTATTGCACCTGGGACAAGATACCAAggtgggcagctgcagccacacagtCCTCATTCCAAAACTTTCCATCATCTTTCTTTCACTTCCTACAGCAGTCTGGAGGAAGGAGAGCACAATGTGTAACTAGGTGTGGTGGTGAAAGGCTATTTTAAAGTAACTCACGGGGAAGTGCTGTCCATTTATCTTCCTTAAACCCCTGTGGGATGAGAGTTAAATCATCTGGACTTTATAGATGGCTGAAACTGGGATTCCTATGGCCTCCTTTCCTTTGGGATAACTCCTGCACAGATTTGCCCCTCCTGAGTTATCAAACACACCAAATTCTCCCAGGAGAAACCTTTGCACAGCTCTCCACTGTCAGCAGGTTTCCTGTTTACACATTTTTACTGAGTGCACAGCCTGGTGGGCAGCATGGTCAGCTGCTGTTTGCCATTTAACCAGACAAAACCTTAACTCCTTGAGCTTCAGCAAAACATTGGAAAAGCTGGGTTTTGACTTGTGCAGCCCCTGTCCTTCCCAGTGACCCAGACAGCCTCCAGAGCCTGTTTGTCCAGCAAGCCAATCAATTATCTCAGAAGAGAGCACAAGTCCAACACCAGCTTCATACCCTCTGCCCTGATTCCAATATTAGTGCATTTTGCTGCTATTCATGGCCTTGGCCACCAAACCACTGCTGAGCTGTATAAACAGAAGTTTTGCAGCTGtcaaaaatgcaaatacttaATGGGGCATTACATGGGAGCAGTACCTAATTTACCTACTTCTGCCACTATATAAAGACAATCAGAATTTGGTTTATTGCTTATTTAAACAACAGAGATGCAAAGTCAGTTGTAACATTcgtttgcttttcattttaggTACGGATTTCTGTTACTGCTCCTTCATATCCTGAAAGCTGGTAAGttcagaaaaagtaaaaattgaaCTGCCCTCTCTTTAATATGTTTGGCCAAATGCACATAGTTGTAAAATGTGCAATACTaacatctctgtgttttctACAAGATACTAAAGAATTCCTCAGTGTGAAATGTTTGTCTGACATGcatcagggaaagaaaacacaatcaGTTTCTATCAGTTTCattgcagagagcagcaaggGACCTTATGGATGCTCTTGCTCAGATTGCTTTGCTTGCTTCAGAGACCTCCCTGTGTCCTTATCTCTGTCAACAAAAGGCCTTAGAAGTGGAGTAATAAGAGCTGCTGATAAGCAGATCTAACATCTATTATTATCTGTTATGTAAACATATATACTCAAGAGTAGAATTATGTATCACAGTATCAAGTGAATATTAGTAAATACATCAAGTCAATATTAGTAATTTTACTACTATTTATTAATGGTAAATTTACTCCTACTatcagtaattttattttactatgaTTCTAAAATATCCGTTTCAAAACAAAGGTAGAATTAAATCACACCACCTGGTGATATTTAAATGGTTTTAGAGTTCTCTCCTCTGTTCTTGCTTAATCACTGAGAAGGACCCCAACAAAGTCACCAAGGAAACTCCCTGGCCTTGATATCAGGACAAACTGTACCAGATTCAGTCTCAATAGATGCTGGCTGGCCTGTTTCTGGCCAGTGATGGAGTTGCACCCATCTTGCCAGGGcactccttttcctgctgttccgATGGGTTTCCCAAAGTCTGAGCCAAGGAAGTGTGTTGCAGTTCAAGCCTGTTActtccagtgccaccctgcagAGTTTAAGTGCCTGGTAAACATCCTGCCTTTCTCCCTGCAAGCACTGTGTCTGGCTCAGTGGTATTTTTTAGGCCAGGTGCCCAACTCAGATGTGTAGATGAGCTATTTCTGAGTCTAGGGCACCCTCACAAAGACAGGTTTCCTTTTAATGTTGACACCTCCCTCCCACCTCATCACAGGCTGTTGCTGCATTCCAAACCTCCACTCCTGTCACCTTCCTTTCCCTCAACCATCCACCCACATAATCCCTTCTCCCAGCTGTAATCTCTCCCATCCAGCCCCATTCCTGACCCCCTCTTGCCTGACACTGCTTTGGTGCCACCAACCGGCTGCACCAGTGAGGTTTTGGCTGCTGGGCTCAGGTCCAGACCAGACCTGCTGATCCTGGTctggatgcagcagggatgctcagccctgTGGGACTCACTGGCCTGTGCTTTCTGCatcagctgcctttgccttgGAGCAGAGCCTGCCTTTCTCGTGGCTGGAAGGCAGGAAAAGTGTTCTGAAAGCCACATACAATCCTGACTTTGCCTCAAGTGACCCTAAAGATGTAAATGTCTAATAAATGTGTCACTGGAGGTATCTGGGTGTGCTGGCTTGTCAGCTGAGTGTATTTGTTGAGAGGGTGCCACTGATTGTAAAATGTGGTTGCTTTGTCATGCAGCTTTGAGAAATACTGCTTTTACTCCCCTTAATTTTTTGGGTCTCAAAATAATGGCAACACTCTTTCTTATCAATGCTTCCACTTCTTGTGATCTAAGTGGAGTTAACTGgcatttttcttaattaaaaaaagaaaaaaagaagtgattATTAAAGCATTAGTGCTTGAATATGTGTCTGCAGTCAGTGCACAAAGTGAACTGTGGGTATTATGGGACTAGGAATGATTAAAACTGGTTGGCTTTCAGGGAAAAGGTCCCTTTGGACAATGCACAGTCAAATGGACATGGAGAGAATTAGCTACTGGAAATTTGGGGAGGGTAGGAATGTGAATGAGCACACTCACCCACCTGCTATAAAATTAATAGTCTATATGGGGTAGAATGTacttgaaaataattacttttttctccACATAAcctcccttttttctctctctctcttttaatcTTGTAGTTACTGCACTAGAGAAGACGAACATCATCAGTAAACTTGGAGACAACGCCACACTAAGTTGCATTTTTAATAGAAACAACTTGCAATTAAAGAATCTACGAGTATATTGGCAAATAGCTGATTCCTATCAGAAAACGTGTTCAGTCGTACATGCACTGATGTCTGGCCAAGAGGATAACAGTAAACAGTGTGTTCACTTTAAAGACAGGACTCAGTTATTCTGGGATAGGTTGGAACATGGTGATTTTTCTCTGCTATTGCTAAATGTCAGCCAGCGTGACAGGAATACATACAAATGCATAGTGCAGAACACAACTGAATATTCCAAAGTGATTTACCAGGCAGAAGTGGTTCTCAGTTTAGCAGGTAAGAACTTGTGTCACTTTTCCCAAattctcatttctgcttttcaaatctGTGCTATTTCAATAGTATATTTAAGTTCACCTTTAACTTTGAAACACGCTTTTGCCCTTTGCTAAAATGAAGTCTGcttaatttaaatgtttcagaCAGGGAATATAAACCTTGCAGAATGCATGTAAAAACTGTTTACCCAGCgtgtctttcttttcttcttgtttttcatGGATATGAGAGCTCTTGCATGTAACTGGGTGACAGAAGCTTAAGTTGGTCCTTTCTTCCTTTGGGTTTGGCTTTAGCTTTCTGCCCTCCCAGTGATTCTCTCAACTCTCTGGCTTACAAACCAAACCTACAGGCATTTATCTTTTAAGTCATGAGAGTGGTGTGAAATCCACCAGTTTGGCTTCAGAATCCATCTCAAAATTTTGTCTTTCCAGTATGTTTCAAAATGTCaacaattatttctttttcttctccctctccagTGAGCTACAGCCAACCAATACTCAGTGGACCAATAAAAAACAATGACAGCACTGAAGAAGAGGTGACCTTCAACTGCAGGTCTGGCAATGGATACCCAAAGCCCAATGTCTACTGGATCAATAAAGTGAACAACAGCCAACTGAATGCATCAAAAACAGAGATCATATCCCACAAAAATGGCACTTTCAACGTTTTTAGCACACTGACGGTGAAAGCCACTTCTAACATGCAAATAGAGTGCTCCATAGAAAATgagatgctgcaggaaaatCTATCAGCCAACTGTAAGTTCCTTCAGGCTGCCTCATGTTTTCTGGGTAGCAGGAATATCAACCAGAGTGTCTCTGTCTGTAGATGTGCACTAACAAGGGCTATGCATTAATTCTGTAGCTCCAAAAAGTGCTGAGAAGATCTCAGACTGTGTTTCAATCTCTAGTTCTGCTTAGCCATAGACTTGATGTTTAATTCCTCCACACTGAAGTGAGTAACCCACCAAGTGTGTTATGACAACAGCACTGAAAAGCTCTTGCATCTGAGGCAGTTGCTGAGCGTAACCTTTTAACCTTCCTCATGAACATAATGGTTTGGGGAGTCAGGTTTTTTTAGGGACCACCATACAGCAGATCCATGATTTATGACCTCCTACTCAATGGCCTTGCAACACTCACATTTGCTTTTTACTCTGCCTAGTTCCAAAGCTCAGTTTTCAGTCTCCTAAAACTCAATTTAATACAGTGCATGACTTAAACTAGGTCTGCAGCAACTGGGCAATATGAGCTCAATAGAGCAATGTACCTAATAGCACAGGTATAATGTGCTATTTATTGCTGACATGGTGATTAATAGGAAAAGCAAGTATTTAGTCACTCAACTCTTCACAAAACCAGAAagctattagaaaaaaaaaagatataaagaAGTTATATGTGGGGGTTTTATGATTATTTCCTTCCCAGCAGTTACAATTACAGCACCACTGCTGCAGTTCATTATTTCCAAAAAGCTATGTAGAGAATCTGGAGAGGGAAGGCTGATCTGGAGGTGGCTGTTTGATCTCATTGCTGTTCCTGGTCTGCCTCCAGCAGCCTACCTCCTCTCTCACAGGTCTCTGCACCCTGGTGCAAGGAGGTTGGAGTGTTTCCATAACTGTAGCTGGATACCCACAGCTAATTTACCTGAACACCCCAAACACTGATCCCATGAGTGTATGCAAACTAAACTATTTCCAGGAACAAAAATTGAACACAAGAGCAGAAGTTGCACAGTAGAGTGTTTATGTGATAATAAACCATGCTGTTATCCCAAATTAAAGGAAAACTAGGTAACCTCATCATTAGTTTCCTAAGGGCATTGTCATGTTGTCTTCTCAGGGAGAAGACCTTCATATTActatttttgaggttttatttaaaGTCTCACAATTGCATTGAAAGAGTAAGAGATGTGATTTGAAACCTTCAGTTGGCAGCAATGGGTGAAAATTCTTCACTAGCTTCAGGGAAACAGGTTTTCACCCATTTTTCTGAATACCATCAGATTTATATCATAGATTTATTTTCAACTGAGTCTGGATACAAGCCCAAACATACAGTCTCTCAAAGCtggagggaaagaagaaaaagaaagaaagaaggatgCAAACATTATGATGACAGGGAAGAATAAACTGGTATTTAGACATAATTAGTTGGAGATGTGTCTTGCTCAGAAGGAATCACCAAAATCACAGTGATATGAATAGCACAAGTCTTTagtccttcagaattttttaatgcatgtaAAACAtggtgaaatattttcctggtaggaaatgcaaaaatttaCACCTTATGACatccttttctgtttcattctagacacacagctgaagaaaagcagtACAGAAAGTGATGAAAACCTAGAAAAAAAAGGACGAGGTGCTCAAGCAGCTGGCATCATTGGCATTGTCTTTGTGATAGGTCTTCTAACTGGTTTAATCTGCTGGCTCTGGAAGAGGAGGTCCTCTAACCTAGTGTCCTATAAAGGTAAGGAGACATTCATTTGCATGACCAAATTTTAAGAATTCTTTTTCACTTGCCCAAATACTTAATATTCTCCAACAGGAAAAGTTAAAGCATGACTAAgctgcctgcccatggcagcaggaatTCATGCCATTATTAAAAActtggggtgccctggggaggAAATGTAGTGCCCCAGGATATGTTGCtccttttggttttcttttcctgtgacCGAGCCTCACAGGAAGTAATTTCTGTATGTGAAAGTAACTTGGACTTTGTGTCTGTTTGGGCCATGGTTTGTCAGCTGTGATCCCTGCAGGCTCTTCCTGGCAGATGGCATGAAACAGGACTGGGGCTGGTAGCttgctcagctcagcacagttTGAAGCAGAAATCAGAACATAATTCAATCCTGAGAGCTTCAGAG includes the following:
- the ICOSLG gene encoding ICOS ligand — translated: MKPPGYGFLLLLLHILKAVTALEKTNIISKLGDNATLSCIFNRNNLQLKNLRVYWQIADSYQKTCSVVHALMSGQEDNSKQCVHFKDRTQLFWDRLEHGDFSLLLLNVSQRDRNTYKCIVQNTTEYSKVIYQAEVVLSLAVSYSQPILSGPIKNNDSTEEEVTFNCRSGNGYPKPNVYWINKVNNSQLNASKTEIISHKNGTFNVFSTLTVKATSNMQIECSIENEMLQENLSANYTQLKKSSTESDENLEKKGRGAQAAGIIGIVFVIGLLTGLICWLWKRRSSNLVSYKDVKPREDQGGLNSPV